The Chamaesiphon minutus PCC 6605 DNA window ACCCCCTAGCAGTGCTGCTTCACTCAGCACCCGTACTGTTTTTACGCCAACTATTCCTTTTCCTAATAAATAGTTATGCCAATCTTCTTTGGTGATTGCCAATGGCTCTTCCGAAAAACCGATCTCCAGAAGATGTTTATGCGGGAGCTGATAATTTTCCAGATATGCTTTTGCCTCTTCGTTCAATACATATTTTTCCGCTCCAGCTTGCAATATTTCCAGAAAGTTTTCTCGACTTTTGGAGTTACTGCTGTGGAAATACGCGAAGTCATCATTCCCAATTACTGTGCAATATCCATTTTTACCGTTGTGCCTTGCTCCGGTATCATCGGTATGGATATATGTTGCTGTCTCTAACCCTGCTCTCAATACCTGGTGTTGTTCTTGCTCGAATCTTTGATGCTCTTCATTTAATAACCGATTTACTTGTCCTGCCGAAATATCTATTCCCCATTCTCGGAGTTGCTCGTAGATTAATGGCTGTGTTACTCTACATTGGTAATGCTGATACATCACATAACACACTAATCCTGGCCCATAGTGTCTTCCTTGATATTCTGTGGGTAATTCTCCCACCACTGTTTTTCCATCCTCTGTGATGTACTCCGCTAGCTGAAATCGGATGTTATGCCGCTTAATTATTAGCTCTTGTACGTCGTAACTCCGATAGCCATTAAATTTAGTATTTTCTGGAATACTATCCGGTTGGATGACTATTTCTTCGTCGCTCTCAAAGTTTGATTTTTTACTTTCTTTGGCTGAACCTGCTCTTTTTTCTGCTTTTGCTTCTTTTGGTTTGGGCTGATTCAACAGACTGGCACTTAGTCTGGGTTTCCCTTTCAATTTCTTTTTTGCTCTTAATTCTGCTTCTAGCTGTTCTATTCTTTCTTGCTGATTCTGGAGTTGTTTGGATAATTTATCTATGAGCTTTCGCTGTTCTTCTACCAGCCGTCGCAAACCTTCTACCTCTGTGCTTGGGGTACTCGCTTGGGCTGGACTAGTATCGCTGTTTATACTCATCTCTTTGTTAAACCAGATTTTTGCTCTTTTTGCAACCCCCTGATTTACCAGCGGTTATTGAGACGTTACCAAGTAAAATCATTTAAAAACGCATGACGGCTGGCGTATCAGCGGATGGAATTGCCAAATAACCACATGCATAATATGACGATCCGTTCCTCTGCATAAGCTGGTTAGGCTTTACATTTGGTCTAGACTTAAACCTAATGCACTACCTAGCACATACCAAATATTTTGCCATCTTACTTTAACAAGATCGGTATCTACATAGCTTGTCTCATGATTTCCTCTACGAAGTAACTTGCCATTGCCAATATAGCTTATTTCAAATTCTCTCATGCGAAGTTTACTCATCTCACTTAGCAACGCTGTAAGTAGTGGATGAACATATACAGGATCGTCAGCTACTACTAAAAATTCGTCAAATAAATGTGAATAATTAATAATGTGTTTACCTAATTCAATGCTATACAACTCTTCAGAAATAGTATTAATTCTAATTTCACCCTTGTCATATTCTTTGACTAGACCGTTAAGATGTTCTATCTCATAACCATGTTCGGGATCGTGAAATACAAAGACAGTGATAAAAGATTTTTCATGTAACCATTCAATGGAAGAAAATATAATTTTTTCCAAAGATTGGATTTTAAATTCTTTTTGAGGATACAATTTCTTGTAGAATTGTAATAACTTGGCATTTTCTTGACAAATAAATGGATAGTCAACATACATTACTCGGTATTTAGCAGGCTCTCTCTGCATCCGCTCCTGATAAATTGTTCTAACTTCCTCTACACATGCTGCTGAGTTTCGATTTATCTCCCTGCCTGTAAACCTTAACACCACATACCCTGCACGAGAAAGATAACGCTGTCTTACTGCATCCTTTTCTAATTGCTCACGAGTTGAATGGTAAGCATGTCCATCTAATTCAATAATTAATCGAGCATCTTTGAGTATAAAATCTACCCTGTAACGGCTATGTTTTTCTTTATCTCCAAACCATTGTTCATTTTCGATAAGGGTGGCTAAATCGCCAAGTTCTCTACTAAATTCTGCTTCAATATGTGATTGTCCACGATCTTTATACCAGTTCGGAGCACTCTTCGGTTGTCCTATATGCTTCATAGTATTCTCTATAGTCTTGTCAATCCTACTATTAAACCCCATATATGCGATCGAGCGTAAACTGTCGATCTGCAATAAGTGGGCGAAAGGCTCCCAATTTCAGTCTTTCAGGATAAACGACAACATTGATGAAATCGATCGATAATGTAGATGGTGTTTATCTATCGTTCGCTCATGCAACCGCCACACGCAGCCAAGCTAGCTCACCAGATCGAGATTCATGGCGATACGATCGTCGATGATTATTTCTGGCTGCGCGATCGAGATAATCCGCAAACGATGGAGTATCTTAAAGCAGAGAACGAGTACACAGAGAAAGTCTTAGAGCCACACGCAGAACTCAGAGAGAGCTTGTTCCAAGAGCTAAAAGCGCGAGTCAAGGAAGACGATAACAGCGTACCCGTCAAAAAAGGTGATTATTACTATTACTCCAGAGTTGCTGCTGGTAAACAATACAGCATTCATTGCCGCAAAAAAGGCGATCTAAATAGTTCTGAAGAAATCATCTTAGATGAAAATCAGCTTGCTGAAGGTAAGCCTTATTTTCAGCTTGGCACATTTGGCGTCAGTCCCAACCATCAACTCCTAGCCTATTCCGAAGATATCGATGGCTCGGAGACATATACACTGCGGATTAAAAATCTTAACACGGGCGAGCTGTTGCCTGAAACGATCGCCAATACTTACTATTCGCTAGAGTGGGTAAAAGATAATCAGACTTTCTATTACACCGTTTTAGATGAAAACTTGCGCCCTTATCGGCTGTATCGACATACATTAGAACAGCCGAGCGAGCGAGATGAGTTAATCTACGAAGAAAAAGATTCGCAGTTTTTTGTCGGCTGTGGCAAATCCCGCGACGATCGCTATATCTTCCTCACCACTGATGGTAAAATCACCAGCGAGCAATATTTTGTTTCAGCCGACGATCCACACGGTAGTTTTTCGATCGTCACACCCCGCCAGAAAGGGCATGAATATAGCATCAGCCATCATCAGGGCTATTTTTATATTCTTACCAATGACAACGCCCAGAACTTCCGCATTATGCGGACGCTGGTAGAACAACCACAGCAGCAGTACTGGGAAGAATATATTGCCCACGATCCCGATCGATTAATTGAAGGATTCGACGAATTTAAAGATTACTTCATTATTAGCGAACGTTATCAAGGTTTGGGACAATTACGTGCGATCGAGATCCAGAGTCAAACATCGCATTATCTAGAATTCAACGATCCCACGTATCTAGTATTTGGTGCAGCTAATCCAGAATACGATACCCAGACATTCCGGTTTGGCTATACCTCGCTAGTCTCACCGATGACGGTATTTGAGTACGATCTGCAATCGCGATCTAAGACAATTCTCAAGCAAAATGAGATTCCAGGGGGTTACGATCCCAGCCAGTACCAGTCCGAGCGAATTTTTGCGCGTTCTCACGACAGTGTAGAAGTACCGATCTCGATCGTCTATCGTAAAGATTTTAAACGCGATGGTACGCAGCCGCTCTATCTCTATGGCTACGGCTCTTACGGGATGAGTCTAGATCCAGGATTTTCCACCAATCGACTCAGTTTGCTCGATCGCGGTTTTGTCTATGCGATCGCGCATATTCGCGGCGGTTCGGAGTTGGGGCGACATTGGTATGAGTCGGGTAAATTCTTGCAGAAAAAGAACACCTTTTTAGATTTTGTGGCTTGTGCCGAACACCTAATTGCCGAAAACTATACCAGCGCGGGTAATATTGCGATCGCGGGTGGTAGTGCGGGTGGGTTGCTAGTCGGCGCGACGATTAATCTCAAACCCGAACTATTTAAAGCCGCGATCGCTCAAGTACCATTTGTAGATGTGCTGAATACGATGCTGGATGCCGATTTGCCCCTGACGCAGTTGGAGTATGACGAGTGGGGGAATCCCGCCGATGAGGAGTTTTATCGCTATATCCGTTCCTATTCGCCTTACGATAATGTCGAAGCGAAAGCTTATCCACATCTATTAATTACGGCGGGATTAAACGATCCGCGTGTGACTTATTGGGAGCCTGCGAAGTGGACGGCAAAATTGCGATCGCTCAAAACCGACAATAATTTACTCTTGCTCAAAACCAATCTAGATTCTGGACATGGCGGCGCATCGGGACGCTATGAATATCTCAAAGATATCGCTTTGGAATATACTTTTCTGCTGACTGTTTTCGATTGATTACTTTCCAATCCGGTTCGGTTAGTCAGCGACTGAAGTCGCCGCTAGTGATGCAAAGTCCGCCTTCGCGGACTAAAACTGCAACAGATATTGGTTTAGCCGAATCGTATTAAACTACCTCTATGTAATCAAGAAGAATGTTGGACTCGATCGTCGATAAGTTTGGTATCTGCTTCTTTGCCATTACTTACTTCAACGATCTTACTCGAATCTTCATCGAACAAGTAGGGGCAAGCTGCTTTTAAATTATATAAAAACTGTTCTGGAGCGATCGGTTCAAAGTGATTGGCAAATACTTTCTCAAATTCTTTAGGATCTAAGGGCATAGCTATATATTATCCATTGTTAACAGAGAATGTGAGTAGGGGCAATTCATGAATTGCCCCTACTCACTTGTTTGCTATATTTCTGAGGTGGTGTTTCCTAACAGAATATCTCGCAATCGACGACGGGGTGGCTCGAATAATGGATGAGATCGATCGCTAAAATCGGGATTGTATAATCCTTCTTTTTCTTGAATTTTTGATATAGCATCCAATGCACACTCAACATAAGTTTGACGATGAGCAGACCACAACTGGGGCATAAGTCCGAGTCTACCATCATCAGAAAATATATTAAAAACCGAGCGTCCTAAATTTGGGCAGTCGGTCAAAATTTCGAGTATTGCCATTTTTGCTGCATCTGTACCAATTGTTGCTAAAGATCTAGTCGCATCTTCCGGTTCATCATAATAAGCAAAGGCATCCGATTTGATGATTTTCTGAAGAGTAGGAATTGCGCGATCGCTACCAATTTCACTCAATCTGAAAATATTCGGACATAAATGGCCAACATTATTCGCGATCGCTTCGATTAGAGAACTTTCGGCAGTTTCTAAAAACTTCATTGTTACTTCTCGATCGTGATAAAATTCATTAAGTATTTCTTCGCTAGTTCCTAATTGATGACATTGTTTCAATTCCCAAATTAAAGTT harbors:
- a CDS encoding IS66 family transposase, whose product is MSINSDTSPAQASTPSTEVEGLRRLVEEQRKLIDKLSKQLQNQQERIEQLEAELRAKKKLKGKPRLSASLLNQPKPKEAKAEKRAGSAKESKKSNFESDEEIVIQPDSIPENTKFNGYRSYDVQELIIKRHNIRFQLAEYITEDGKTVVGELPTEYQGRHYGPGLVCYVMYQHYQCRVTQPLIYEQLREWGIDISAGQVNRLLNEEHQRFEQEQHQVLRAGLETATYIHTDDTGARHNGKNGYCTVIGNDDFAYFHSSNSKSRENFLEILQAGAEKYVLNEEAKAYLENYQLPHKHLLEIGFSEEPLAITKEDWHNYLLGKGIVGVKTVRVLSEAALLGGLTIQGRSEPLRILSDGAGQFNIMEHGLCWVHIERNLRKLEGKTEQERENIADMQGLLWEYYQELKQYQQQPSRERALSLQDKFDEIFGRCYIHHGLLNHALNQIRNRKIELLQVLNCPEFPLHNNAAETDIREYVTRRKISGGTRSELGRKARDTFVGLKKTCRKLGISFWNYLTSRLCGDEQVRPLSDVLRAKAAAKIPAPA
- a CDS encoding endonuclease domain-containing protein, translating into MKHIGQPKSAPNWYKDRGQSHIEAEFSRELGDLATLIENEQWFGDKEKHSRYRVDFILKDARLIIELDGHAYHSTREQLEKDAVRQRYLSRAGYVVLRFTGREINRNSAACVEEVRTIYQERMQREPAKYRVMYVDYPFICQENAKLLQFYKKLYPQKEFKIQSLEKIIFSSIEWLHEKSFITVFVFHDPEHGYEIEHLNGLVKEYDKGEIRINTISEELYSIELGKHIINYSHLFDEFLVVADDPVYVHPLLTALLSEMSKLRMREFEISYIGNGKLLRRGNHETSYVDTDLVKVRWQNIWYVLGSALGLSLDQM
- a CDS encoding S9 family peptidase; this encodes MQPPHAAKLAHQIEIHGDTIVDDYFWLRDRDNPQTMEYLKAENEYTEKVLEPHAELRESLFQELKARVKEDDNSVPVKKGDYYYYSRVAAGKQYSIHCRKKGDLNSSEEIILDENQLAEGKPYFQLGTFGVSPNHQLLAYSEDIDGSETYTLRIKNLNTGELLPETIANTYYSLEWVKDNQTFYYTVLDENLRPYRLYRHTLEQPSERDELIYEEKDSQFFVGCGKSRDDRYIFLTTDGKITSEQYFVSADDPHGSFSIVTPRQKGHEYSISHHQGYFYILTNDNAQNFRIMRTLVEQPQQQYWEEYIAHDPDRLIEGFDEFKDYFIISERYQGLGQLRAIEIQSQTSHYLEFNDPTYLVFGAANPEYDTQTFRFGYTSLVSPMTVFEYDLQSRSKTILKQNEIPGGYDPSQYQSERIFARSHDSVEVPISIVYRKDFKRDGTQPLYLYGYGSYGMSLDPGFSTNRLSLLDRGFVYAIAHIRGGSELGRHWYESGKFLQKKNTFLDFVACAEHLIAENYTSAGNIAIAGGSAGGLLVGATINLKPELFKAAIAQVPFVDVLNTMLDADLPLTQLEYDEWGNPADEEFYRYIRSYSPYDNVEAKAYPHLLITAGLNDPRVTYWEPAKWTAKLRSLKTDNNLLLLKTNLDSGHGGASGRYEYLKDIALEYTFLLTVFD